The Stenotrophomonas sp. NA06056 genome segment GGCGGGTGCCGCTGGCGATCGCGTCGACCAGCTTGGCCATCATCGGCAGATCGATCATCGACGCTTCGTCGACCACCACCACATCCATCGGCAGCGGGTTGTCGGCATGGTGCCGGAAGCGTGGCGAATCGGGGATCACCCCGAGCAGGCGATGCAGGGTGGTGCCAGTAATGGGCAATGCCTTGCACAAGGTCGGGTCCAGTCTTTGTTCCTGCAGCCGCTGCACGGCCACGCGCAGGCTCTCGGCCATGCGCTCGGCGGCGCGCCCGGTAGGCGCGGCCAGCGCCACTTCGGGCAGCGGCTGGCCGGCGTACCGGGCCTGCGCCGCCAGCAGCAGCAACAAGCGCGCGATGGTGGTGGTCTTACCGGTGCCGGGGCCGCCGGTGACCAGCGCCAGCGGATGGCGCAGGGTCACGCCGGCTGCGCGTGCCTGGTGATCCTCGCTGCCCAATGCCTGCGGGAACAGCTGCGCGAACAACGGCGCCAACGCCGTCATGTCCGGGGCCGGCAGCGGATGCCGGCCGATACGCTGCAGACCGGCCGCCAACTGACGCTCGTACTCGCGGTAGCGGCGCAGGTAGAGCAGGCCGTTTTCCAGCACCAGCGGTGCATCCTCGGCGATGGCCTCGGCCTGCTCCGGCGTCGCTACCCACGGCGATGCACACAACTGTGCCAACCAGTCCTGCGCGGCAGGCCACTCGGGCACGCCTTCCAGCAACCGCTGTGGTTGCGCAGGGTCGAACGCGGCGTGGCCCTGCGACACCGCCAGCGAGGCCAGCGCCGCCGCCAGCGCCACGCTTTCCGGCGTGTCGTCGCGCAGCCGCATCAGGCTGGTCGCCAACGCATGGTCGAGCGTGCGCAGCTGGCCCTTCTGGTGCAGTTCCTTCAACAGGCTCATGCGCTGGCTCCACGCGCACGCGCCACCAGTTCGGCCTGGGCCTGTTCGCCACCGGCGAACAGCGCGTCCAGTGCATCCACCAGCGCCAGCGGGAAGCGGTCCACATGCACGCCGTTGCCGGCGCCATCCAGCCCGCGGCAGAACAGGTAGCGGATGCCGCCCATGTCGCGCTCGTAATCGTAGGCCGCGCCCAGGCGGAAGCGCAGCCAGCGGTGCAGGGCCACGGTGTAGATCAGTGCCTGCAGGTCGTACTCGCTGTGGCGCATGGCGATGGCCAGCAGGTCCGGGCTGTAGCCGGGCAGGCGGTTGGACTTGTAGTCGAGCACGTACCAGCGCCCGTCGCGCACGTAGGTCAGGTCGATCATGCCGGTCATCAGCCCTTCCAGCCGGTGGCGCTGACCGAAGCCTCGACGACCACTGGAAACGCCGTGCGCATGCAGCACCTGCAGCAGGGCCGGCACCGTGGTCGGTTCGATGGCGAAATGGAAATCGATTTCCGCGCGGCGCTCGCCTTCGCCCAGGCTGTGCAGCGCGCCACCTTCGGGTAGCGGCGCGGTGAGCGTGTGGCCGACCAACGGCGCCAGCACCGCCACGCCATCGTCCAGGTCGACGTCGGCATAGCCTTCATCGTGCAGCGCCTTGCGCAGTACCTCGGCCTGCCCCTCAGGGGCTTCCAGGCCTGGCTGCCAGTCACCCCATGCAGCGAAGTCGACGTTCTCCATCGCCTCGTGCAGCACGTTGCCGAAGCGACTGCCCATGAAACGCGGATCGAGCGGCGCGCTGTCTTCGGCGGCCGCGATGGGTTCCGGCAGGGCCGGTTCCAGCGGCAGTTCCGGGCCAGCCGGTTCATCGGCGGCCGGTGCCGGCAGCTCGGTGGCGGCCGCTTCGATATCACTGTTTGCGCCGGCGTCCGCATGCGCCAGCTGGGTGAAGCTGTACACCCACCAGTCGTGCGGCACGCGCCGGGTCAGTGCACGCACCGCCGGAAGCTCACCTTCCACCTCGGCCGCCAGCTGCGGCAGCGTGGCCGGCGCCTCGCTGTCGTCGACATGTACATCGGCATGTGTGCGCAGCCCCTGCAGGTCACCCAGCAGGGGCGCCAGCCGCGTCCTGCCGAGCCCGGCCAGGTCGCCCACGGCGATCCACAGCGCATGTTCGGCACGGGTCAGGCCGACATACAGCAGGCGTGCATCTTCGGCACGCTGCTCGCGTTCGCGCTGCGCGGTGGCCGCTTCCCAGGCCTCGTCCTTGTCCAGCTTCCAGTGCAGCTGGCGCTGGCCGCCCACATGCACCGTGCAGTGCGAGGCGGTGTTCGGCGCACCGCCATCGATGCCCACGAAGGGCAGGAACACCAGCGGATACTCCAGGCCCTTGCTCTTGTGCAGGGTGATGATCTGCACACGCCGCGCATCCGATTCCAGGCGCAGCAGCTGCTGCTCGTCATCCTGGTCGGCGCTGGCCATCTGCCCCTGCAGCCAGTCCAGCAGGCCGTGCATGCCCAGCGCCTGTGCGGAGGCTTCCTGCAGAAGTTCACCCAGCTGCAGGTAGTTGGTCAGGCGGCGCTCGCCATCGATCAGCGCCAGCAGGCGCTCGCCTTGTGCAGCACAGACGTCGGCGATCACCGCGAACGGTCCGCCGCGCTGCCAGCGCTCGCGCCAATGCAGCAGCTGCGCCTGGAACCCGCGTTGCAGGTCGCCCTCGCGTTCCATCGCCGCAATCGCACTTGCGCGCTGGCCGAGCAGCACGGTGGCCAGCGCCGCACGCAGGCGGCCTTCGTCGGCCGGTTGCAGCAATGCGAGCAGCAGCGCACGGAGATCACGCGCTTCAGGGGTGGCGAACAGGCTCTGCTTGCCGGCTGCCACTGCCGGAATGCCAACCGCGGCCAGCGCGCGCTGCACCAGGGTGGCCTCGCGATGCGAACGTACCAGCACCGCGATGTCACCTGGCTGCACCGGTCGCCCGCGCAGCACGGCGTTGCCGGCCCGCGCATCGACCAGGGTCTGGTGGATGGCGGCGACGCAGGCCTGGGTGGCCGCGTCACGCGAGGCGTCGGCACTCATCGCCTTTTCGCCGCCACTGCGCAGCACGTGCAGGGTCAGCGCGATGGCGACGCGGCCATCGCGCAGGTAATCCTCGTCAACGCGCACGCCACCGGGCCGCACCGGCTCGAACTGGATGTCGCGTTCGAGGAAGGCGTCCTCACCACCGTTGTCATACAGCGCCTGCAGCGCACGCAGCACGGCCGGGCGCGAGCGGAAGTTCTGGTCCAGTACCGGCGCCTGCTGCGCCACCTGCTTGGCCTTCAGGTAGGTGTGGATGTCGCCGCCGCGAAAGCCGTAGATCGCCTGCTTGGGATCACCGATCAGGAAC includes the following:
- the recB gene encoding exodeoxyribonuclease V subunit beta; the encoded protein is MNSALADEPIVPMAGDPYLALPLDGIRLIEASAGTGKTFTLATLFTRLVVEQGLRIGQILAVTFTDAATQELRKRIRERLALAARLVDLEPVEGEAPDMRLTRAVLQRHLQEGSESAAALKRRLQVAADEIDLASIFTIHGFCTRVLREHTLESGHTFDPPELLASDRELLEELAADLWRVHANDPATLEPLTWLWSTPDALAADLRALLAAPQLHPLPQPVTLADPHPALQSAAEALSASVREHGEQFFIDLCDAVDNKWLNGVSYKLGWLHPLGRQLLAWAERADPRELLASERLPALLPEVLADKTNKKFPDRTPSSPLQAPLARYVALLAERDAWLRATALNFLHALRDEATQRLQALKRTRRVQTYDDLIDGVALALEGPQRLALVKQLRAQYRIALVDEFQDTDDRQWGIFHTVFGDSLEVRELGLAPALFLIGDPKQAIYGFRGGDIHTYLKAKQVAQQAPVLDQNFRSRPAVLRALQALYDNGGEDAFLERDIQFEPVRPGGVRVDEDYLRDGRVAIALTLHVLRSGGEKAMSADASRDAATQACVAAIHQTLVDARAGNAVLRGRPVQPGDIAVLVRSHREATLVQRALAAVGIPAVAAGKQSLFATPEARDLRALLLALLQPADEGRLRAALATVLLGQRASAIAAMEREGDLQRGFQAQLLHWRERWQRGGPFAVIADVCAAQGERLLALIDGERRLTNYLQLGELLQEASAQALGMHGLLDWLQGQMASADQDDEQQLLRLESDARRVQIITLHKSKGLEYPLVFLPFVGIDGGAPNTASHCTVHVGGQRQLHWKLDKDEAWEAATAQREREQRAEDARLLYVGLTRAEHALWIAVGDLAGLGRTRLAPLLGDLQGLRTHADVHVDDSEAPATLPQLAAEVEGELPAVRALTRRVPHDWWVYSFTQLAHADAGANSDIEAAATELPAPAADEPAGPELPLEPALPEPIAAAEDSAPLDPRFMGSRFGNVLHEAMENVDFAAWGDWQPGLEAPEGQAEVLRKALHDEGYADVDLDDGVAVLAPLVGHTLTAPLPEGGALHSLGEGERRAEIDFHFAIEPTTVPALLQVLHAHGVSSGRRGFGQRHRLEGLMTGMIDLTYVRDGRWYVLDYKSNRLPGYSPDLLAIAMRHSEYDLQALIYTVALHRWLRFRLGAAYDYERDMGGIRYLFCRGLDGAGNGVHVDRFPLALVDALDALFAGGEQAQAELVARARGASA